Proteins from one Stenotrophomonas aracearum genomic window:
- a CDS encoding LysE family translocator, with translation MSSPYWGEFLALAVIHFLAVVAPGPDFAVAVRQSVRFGRKAGIYTSLGIGAGISVHVIYTLIGVGALLHTTPWLMTTAKWLGAAYIFYLGVKFLASKPGSAGGVVTEGNPEAAQQSPRQAFVIGFMTNATNPKATLFFLAVFTTIVSAQTPLPIQLLYGAWMCLVNAAWFVLVSVAFSTAAVRQKFLSASHWFERVMGVLLIGFALRLVFMA, from the coding sequence GTGTCATCACCCTACTGGGGAGAGTTCCTCGCACTCGCCGTCATCCACTTCCTCGCGGTCGTCGCCCCAGGCCCGGACTTCGCCGTAGCCGTGCGCCAAAGCGTCCGCTTCGGCCGCAAGGCCGGCATCTACACCTCCCTCGGCATCGGCGCAGGCATCTCGGTGCACGTCATCTACACGCTGATCGGCGTAGGCGCGCTGCTGCACACAACCCCATGGCTGATGACGACTGCCAAATGGCTGGGTGCGGCGTACATCTTCTACCTCGGCGTGAAGTTCCTCGCCAGCAAGCCAGGCAGCGCCGGTGGCGTCGTCACCGAGGGCAACCCCGAGGCAGCACAGCAAAGCCCCAGACAAGCCTTCGTCATCGGATTCATGACCAACGCGACGAACCCAAAGGCGACCCTGTTCTTCCTCGCGGTGTTTACGACAATCGTCAGCGCGCAAACCCCGTTGCCGATCCAGCTGCTCTACGGCGCATGGATGTGCCTGGTCAACGCCGCATGGTTCGTGCTGGTCAGCGTCGCATTCTCAACCGCAGCAGTGCGGCAGAAGTTCCTGAGTGCCAGCCACTGGTTCGAGCGCGTAATGGGCGTGCTGCTGATCGGGTTCGCGCTGCGGTTGGTGTTCATGGCGTAG
- a CDS encoding nicotinamidase has translation MSKFPADVALVVIDLQPDFMPGGALPCVDGDGIVPGIAALLSQRQYRTVVATQDWHPADHASYASQQPGQLPFETILLHAQPQTLWPDHCVQDTPGAVLHPAVDWTPADLILRKGTRREVDSYSAFRENHGPDGNRPPTGLAGWLHERGIREVHVCGLARDYCVLWSAQDAVKSGFRVKFLWDLTRPVTEANDGMVREALAKAKIAIV, from the coding sequence ATGAGCAAATTCCCCGCTGACGTTGCCCTGGTCGTGATCGATCTGCAGCCGGACTTCATGCCCGGCGGTGCGCTGCCCTGCGTGGACGGCGACGGGATCGTGCCGGGCATTGCGGCGTTGCTGTCCCAGCGCCAGTACCGCACGGTGGTGGCCACGCAGGACTGGCACCCGGCGGATCACGCCTCCTATGCCAGCCAGCAACCGGGCCAGCTGCCGTTCGAGACCATCCTGCTGCACGCGCAGCCGCAGACGCTGTGGCCGGACCACTGCGTGCAGGACACGCCGGGCGCGGTGTTGCACCCGGCGGTGGACTGGACGCCTGCGGACCTGATCCTGCGCAAGGGCACGCGGCGCGAGGTGGACTCGTACAGCGCGTTCCGCGAGAACCATGGGCCGGACGGTAACCGCCCGCCCACGGGTCTGGCCGGGTGGCTGCATGAGCGTGGCATCCGCGAGGTACATGTGTGTGGGTTGGCACGCGACTATTGCGTGCTGTGGAGTGCGCAGGATGCGGTGAAGTCCGGGTTCCGCGTGAAGTTCCTTTGGGACCTGACGCGGCCGGTGACCGAGGCCAATGATGGGATGGTCCGTGAGGCGCTGGCGAAGGCGAAGATCGCCATCGTTTGA